The following are encoded together in the Oryzias melastigma strain HK-1 unplaced genomic scaffold, ASM292280v2 sc02852, whole genome shotgun sequence genome:
- the LOC112141932 gene encoding retinol dehydrogenase 8-like: protein MNQKVVLITGCSSGIGLSLAARIAKDEKKRFMVSNAGMGLIGPIECQSIDEMKTVMDTNFFGLVRLLKEILPDMKKRKKGHIVVISSVMGIQGILFNDVYAASKFAVEGFCESLAIQALRFNLK from the exons ATGAACCAGAAGGTGGTCCTCATAACTGGCTGCTCCTCTGGGATTGGGCTCTCTCTGGCTGCCCGCATTgcaaaagatgaaaagaaaaggttCATGG TTAGCAATGCAGGGATGGGGCTGATCGGACCCATTGAATGTCAATCTATTGATGAGATGAAGACGGTCATGGACACAAACTTCTTTGGGCTCGTGCGATTGTTGAAGGAAATCCTACCCGAcatgaaaaagaggaagaaaggcCATATCGTGGTCATAAGCAGCGTGATGGGAATTCAAG GGATTTTGTTCAATGACGTCTATGCAGCATCCAAGTTTGCAGTGGAAGGATTTTGTGAGAGCCTGGCAATACAAGCCTTGAGATTTAATCTCAAGTAA